A portion of the Micromonospora tarapacensis genome contains these proteins:
- a CDS encoding ATP-grasp domain-containing protein → MGHALVIESWVGAMSTLLPRAIREAGHRFTFLTRNLHHYLRPGSGEGVHPLLLADNVITAETNDLDMLLPQVQRLHEVLRFDGVVTSCDYYLGTAARLAAHLGLPSPRPDAVEYACRKDLARQRMQVAGLPGPAFAITEDWPGTEVAARTLGFPLVIKPVDLCAGMFVRLVADRTQLREAFDALDAFPVNARGQQRLPLVLLEEVLVGPEVSVETVTVDGATTVLGVTDKSLAGEPWFVETGHMFPAALDAATVTAVCDMTVAALAAVGYDRGVAHTELRLTAAGPRVVEINPRPAGNQITELVRRVTGVDLPMVFTQLALGEQPDIAVTGTGVRSAAISFLLPPRAGTVAGIEGTATLAVADDVVDWAVKPAGHRTGDAVSNNTYLGHVMTVDTAALGARARAEELVAGLGVRYADDLAGALA, encoded by the coding sequence GTGGGGCATGCGTTGGTGATCGAGAGCTGGGTCGGTGCGATGAGCACCCTGCTGCCCCGGGCGATCCGGGAGGCAGGGCATCGGTTCACGTTCTTGACCAGGAACCTGCACCACTACCTGCGTCCGGGCAGCGGCGAAGGGGTGCACCCGTTGCTCCTCGCGGACAACGTGATCACCGCCGAGACCAACGACCTGGACATGCTGCTGCCCCAGGTCCAGCGGCTGCACGAGGTGCTGCGGTTCGACGGGGTCGTCACGTCCTGCGACTACTACCTCGGCACGGCGGCCCGGCTGGCCGCACACCTGGGCCTGCCCAGTCCACGGCCGGACGCCGTCGAGTACGCCTGCCGCAAGGACCTGGCGCGGCAGCGGATGCAGGTGGCCGGCCTGCCCGGTCCGGCGTTCGCGATCACCGAGGACTGGCCGGGTACCGAGGTGGCCGCGCGCACGCTGGGCTTCCCGCTGGTCATCAAGCCGGTCGACCTGTGCGCCGGGATGTTCGTCCGGCTGGTGGCCGACCGGACCCAACTGCGCGAGGCGTTCGACGCCCTCGACGCATTCCCGGTCAATGCCCGTGGCCAGCAGCGCCTGCCGCTGGTGCTGCTGGAAGAGGTGCTGGTCGGGCCGGAGGTCAGCGTCGAGACCGTCACGGTCGACGGGGCGACGACGGTGCTCGGCGTGACGGACAAGAGCCTCGCCGGCGAGCCGTGGTTCGTGGAGACGGGCCACATGTTCCCCGCCGCGCTCGATGCCGCGACGGTCACCGCGGTGTGCGACATGACGGTCGCCGCCCTCGCCGCGGTCGGGTACGACCGGGGAGTGGCGCACACCGAGCTGCGGCTGACGGCGGCGGGGCCGCGGGTGGTGGAGATCAACCCTCGCCCGGCGGGCAACCAGATCACCGAGTTGGTGCGGCGGGTGACCGGGGTGGATCTGCCCATGGTGTTCACCCAGCTCGCCCTGGGTGAACAGCCGGACATCGCGGTGACCGGCACGGGCGTGCGCAGCGCGGCCATCTCGTTCCTGCTTCCACCCCGCGCCGGAACCGTCGCCGGGATCGAGGGTACGGCCACGCTGGCCGTGGCTGATGACGTCGTCGACTGGGCGGTCAAGCCGGCCGGGCACCGCACCGGCGACGCGGTGAGCAACAACACCTACCTCGGCCATGTCATGACGGTGGACACCGCAGCACTCGGCGCCCGTGCCCGGGCCGAGGAACTGGTTGCCGGGCTGGGCGTCCGGTACGCCGACGACCTGGCCGGGGCTCTCGCGTGA
- a CDS encoding Rossmann-like domain-containing protein, which produces MTDLIEAVRAARFGPDPSAEQVSVAFTTRQGARHAGRGRGYRNHVLSLRVGATVGSCAAEPDELTDDVAYDCVGRSVAELLTHPVPAVRVAALDAYLATARPHAHVAHDTVTIPAGTSLAKSRARAAAVVDLLPVPPGQDVLVVGVVNSLLEQLRRRGVSYLPCDLAGGSTEWDEPCLPDAAALLDRCDALLVSGMTLGNGTFEPLLRHARATGKPMVAFAQTGSAVLPCFLGAGLSAVSAEPYPFFWLDGGPTTVYRYRAAVGSPC; this is translated from the coding sequence GTGACGGACCTGATCGAGGCCGTCCGCGCTGCCCGGTTCGGCCCTGACCCGTCCGCTGAGCAGGTGAGCGTCGCGTTCACCACCCGGCAGGGTGCCCGGCACGCCGGGCGCGGCCGCGGCTACCGCAACCACGTGCTGAGCCTTCGGGTGGGCGCCACCGTCGGTTCCTGCGCGGCGGAGCCGGACGAGCTGACCGACGACGTCGCCTACGACTGTGTGGGCCGTAGCGTCGCCGAACTGCTCACCCACCCGGTGCCGGCGGTCCGCGTCGCGGCCCTCGACGCCTACCTCGCCACCGCCCGCCCGCACGCGCACGTCGCCCACGACACGGTCACGATCCCTGCCGGCACCTCGCTGGCCAAGTCGCGCGCCAGGGCCGCCGCGGTGGTGGACCTGCTACCCGTGCCCCCGGGGCAGGACGTCCTGGTCGTCGGTGTGGTGAACTCCCTGCTCGAGCAGCTGCGTCGCCGCGGTGTCAGCTACCTGCCCTGCGATCTGGCCGGCGGCAGCACGGAGTGGGACGAGCCGTGCCTGCCGGACGCCGCCGCCCTGCTGGACCGCTGCGACGCCCTGCTGGTCTCCGGCATGACCCTCGGCAACGGCACCTTCGAGCCGCTGCTGCGGCACGCCCGCGCCACCGGCAAACCGATGGTGGCCTTCGCGCAGACCGGTAGCGCCGTCCTGCCGTGCTTCCTCGGTGCCGGGCTGAGCGCCGTGTCCGCCGAGCCGTACCCGTTCTTCTGGCTCGACGGCGGACCGACCACGGTCTACCGCTACCGCGCCGCCGTCGGGTCGCCATGCTGA
- a CDS encoding PLP-dependent cysteine synthase family protein has protein sequence MLTDAAPRTRAPHLLDLLGRSPVAFVDTPLPHPHGGFHAKVEYLNPGGMKARAAVAMLQAARQRGDLRPGATVVESTSGTFGIGLAFAGQALGHPVILVVDREIERPMRALLTAYGAVVEVVEQPHPVGGWQQARLDRLHEILARTPGAYWPDQYHNPDNAAGYRTLAAELTGQVEVVDVLVCSVGTGGHSAGLARALRRHWPRMRLVGVDTVGSTIFGQPARPRLMRGLGSSIFPRNVDYTAFDEVHWIGPVEAVDTCRRLARSAFVTGGWSTGAVARVAAWISRMQPGARVVTIFPDGPHRYLDSIFDDAFCAAHGLFAPAPGHPIEIPYPDAVEVTRWSRCRTVLDPLRSLAVPA, from the coding sequence ATGCTGACCGACGCCGCGCCGAGAACGCGCGCACCGCACCTGCTGGATCTGCTGGGGCGCTCCCCGGTGGCGTTCGTGGACACTCCGCTGCCGCACCCGCACGGCGGCTTCCACGCCAAGGTGGAGTATCTGAACCCCGGCGGCATGAAGGCACGCGCCGCCGTGGCCATGCTGCAGGCCGCCCGGCAGCGCGGCGACCTGCGGCCCGGAGCCACAGTGGTGGAGTCCACAAGCGGCACCTTCGGGATCGGGCTGGCGTTCGCCGGGCAGGCCCTGGGCCACCCGGTGATCCTCGTGGTGGACCGCGAGATCGAACGACCGATGCGGGCGCTGCTGACCGCCTACGGGGCGGTGGTCGAGGTGGTCGAGCAGCCGCACCCGGTCGGCGGGTGGCAGCAGGCCCGCCTGGACCGACTGCACGAGATTCTGGCGCGCACTCCGGGCGCCTACTGGCCCGACCAGTACCACAACCCGGACAACGCCGCCGGTTACCGCACCCTCGCCGCCGAGCTGACCGGGCAGGTCGAGGTCGTCGACGTGCTGGTGTGCAGCGTCGGCACCGGCGGGCACAGCGCCGGGCTGGCCCGGGCGTTGCGGCGGCACTGGCCCCGGATGCGGCTCGTCGGTGTCGACACCGTCGGCTCGACGATCTTCGGCCAGCCCGCGCGGCCACGGCTCATGCGCGGGCTGGGCAGCAGCATCTTTCCCCGCAACGTCGACTACACCGCCTTCGACGAGGTGCACTGGATCGGCCCGGTGGAGGCGGTGGACACCTGCCGCCGGCTGGCGCGTTCGGCCTTCGTCACCGGCGGCTGGAGCACCGGCGCCGTCGCGCGGGTCGCCGCGTGGATCAGCCGCATGCAGCCCGGCGCGCGGGTGGTCACGATCTTCCCGGACGGTCCGCACCGCTACCTCGACTCGATCTTCGACGACGCGTTCTGCGCCGCCCACGGGCTGTTCGCCCCGGCACCGGGCCACCCGATCGAGATCCCGTACCCGGACGCCGTCGAGGTGACCCGGTGGAGTCGCTGCCGGACCGTCCTCGACCCGCTGCGCAGCCTGGCGGTGCCGGCATGA
- a CDS encoding enolase C-terminal domain-like protein — MRLGWRTYPLRLREPLRISRSTMPGRDAVQVDLSHDGVTGHGEVVTSVYYGLDLAAILGVLAGLRHRVRGYGEPEALLADLPALAAELPAGVLAALDAAVHDLLARRAGMPVHQWLGRPAFSPAPTAHTIGLVAPDHAATTARALARRGFQLIKVKCGDDADPARVAAVRAAMPRARLVLDPNGAWTPEQTVRLLDALRPHGIDAVEQPIAPGTPQLLAWISARTDVPVIADEDAATVAHLDALAGTVAGINIKIAKCGGIHAAQRIAATAGAYGMDLMLGCLVASSLGIAPAVHLTGDARWIDLDGHLLLTDDPWTGIGGHDGVLRLTNEPGLGVRAAR, encoded by the coding sequence ATGAGGCTCGGCTGGCGCACCTACCCGCTGCGGCTGCGCGAGCCGCTGCGCATCTCCCGCTCGACGATGCCGGGCCGCGACGCCGTCCAGGTCGACCTGTCCCACGACGGCGTCACCGGCCACGGCGAGGTCGTCACGAGCGTCTACTACGGCCTCGACCTGGCCGCCATTCTCGGAGTGCTGGCCGGGCTCCGGCACCGGGTGCGCGGCTATGGCGAACCCGAGGCGCTGCTGGCGGACCTGCCCGCGCTCGCCGCCGAGCTGCCCGCCGGTGTGCTGGCGGCCCTGGACGCCGCCGTCCACGATCTGCTGGCCCGCCGGGCCGGGATGCCGGTGCATCAGTGGCTCGGCCGGCCGGCCTTCTCTCCGGCGCCCACGGCCCACACCATCGGCCTGGTCGCACCTGACCACGCAGCCACCACCGCCCGGGCGCTGGCTCGGCGCGGCTTCCAGCTCATCAAGGTCAAGTGCGGGGACGACGCGGACCCGGCCCGGGTCGCCGCCGTCCGCGCCGCCATGCCACGGGCACGGCTCGTACTCGACCCCAACGGCGCCTGGACACCCGAGCAGACCGTGCGGCTGCTCGACGCGTTGCGCCCGCACGGCATCGACGCCGTCGAACAACCCATCGCGCCCGGCACACCGCAGCTGCTCGCCTGGATCAGCGCGCGCACCGACGTGCCCGTCATCGCCGACGAGGACGCCGCCACGGTGGCGCACCTCGACGCCCTCGCGGGCACGGTCGCCGGCATCAACATCAAGATCGCGAAGTGTGGCGGCATCCACGCCGCACAGCGGATCGCCGCCACGGCCGGTGCCTACGGTATGGACCTCATGCTGGGTTGCCTGGTGGCCAGCTCGCTGGGCATCGCGCCAGCGGTGCACCTCACCGGGGATGCCCGCTGGATCGACCTGGACGGGCACCTGCTGCTCACCGACGATCCGTGGACCGGCATCGGCGGCCACGACGGCGTCCTGCGGCTGACCAACGAACCCGGTCTCGGCGTGCGAGCGGCCCGATGA
- a CDS encoding MFS transporter, which translates to MNTWATLRSFPLPIRLLVVNQLGVNVGFYLLLPYLAGYLADDVGLSAAVIGIVLGVRNLSQQGLFLLGGSAADRLGARSVIIAGCALRAVGFGLFALDTSLPLLLAASMLSGLAGALFNPAVRSYVAQAAADRRAEAFALFNVFASAGALLGPLLGAALLLVDFRAAALTAAAVFAALTVAQAVWLPAQPVNASEETVWQDWRTAIADRRFLAFSGALAGMFALQTQLYLILPVQAEHVTGQPVAVAALFVVSTVVTLTLQLPLTGWLQGRWSRGTSITAGMAVMGAGFLLPLLRVESASPVLRLVPVLAAAVLLTLGVMVAQPFVLELIPAFAGHGLTGTYFGLFYLVSGVLAAGCTAAVGAAVDTSARAGVPAVAWLLTAGVGVVSAGAVWLLRRGGLLTPAPASAPAGVS; encoded by the coding sequence ATGAACACGTGGGCCACCCTGCGCAGCTTCCCGCTGCCGATCCGGCTGCTGGTGGTCAACCAGCTCGGCGTCAACGTCGGCTTCTACCTGCTGCTGCCCTACCTCGCCGGCTACCTGGCCGACGACGTCGGCCTGTCCGCCGCCGTGATCGGCATCGTGCTCGGGGTGCGGAACCTCAGCCAGCAGGGCCTGTTCCTGCTGGGCGGCTCGGCCGCCGACCGGCTCGGCGCCCGCAGCGTCATCATCGCCGGCTGCGCCCTGCGCGCCGTCGGCTTCGGGCTGTTCGCCCTCGACACGTCACTGCCGTTGCTGCTGGCCGCGTCGATGCTGTCCGGGCTGGCCGGGGCGCTGTTCAACCCGGCCGTGCGCAGCTACGTGGCGCAGGCCGCCGCCGACCGGCGGGCCGAGGCGTTCGCGTTGTTCAACGTGTTCGCCAGCGCCGGCGCGCTGCTCGGGCCGCTGCTCGGCGCCGCACTACTGCTTGTCGACTTCCGGGCCGCCGCGCTGACCGCCGCGGCGGTGTTCGCCGCGCTCACCGTGGCGCAGGCGGTCTGGCTGCCCGCCCAACCGGTCAACGCCAGTGAGGAGACCGTCTGGCAGGACTGGCGGACCGCCATCGCCGACCGCCGGTTCCTGGCCTTCAGTGGCGCGCTGGCCGGCATGTTCGCGTTGCAGACACAGCTGTACCTGATCCTGCCGGTGCAGGCCGAACACGTCACCGGGCAGCCCGTGGCGGTCGCCGCGTTGTTCGTCGTCTCCACCGTCGTGACGCTCACCCTGCAACTGCCGCTGACCGGCTGGCTGCAGGGCCGGTGGAGCCGTGGCACGAGCATCACCGCGGGCATGGCCGTCATGGGCGCCGGTTTCCTGCTGCCGCTGCTGCGGGTGGAATCGGCGTCGCCGGTGCTGCGGCTGGTGCCCGTGCTGGCCGCTGCCGTCCTGCTCACCCTCGGGGTGATGGTCGCCCAGCCGTTCGTGTTGGAGCTGATCCCCGCCTTCGCCGGCCACGGGCTGACCGGCACCTACTTCGGCCTGTTCTACCTGGTGTCCGGGGTCCTCGCCGCCGGCTGCACCGCCGCCGTCGGCGCGGCGGTGGACACTTCCGCGAGGGCCGGCGTTCCCGCGGTGGCCTGGCTGCTCACCGCTGGCGTGGGGGTGGTGTCGGCGGGCGCGGTGTGGCTGCTGCGCCGTGGCGGCCTGCTCACGCCCGCCCCCGCCTCGGCGCCGGCGGGCGTGTCATGA
- a CDS encoding class I SAM-dependent methyltransferase: MSGENLLTDNPELYEQQFPDPGRVAARFVDDLVRRFADRTDAAPRLLDVGCGTGRDAGHLATLGYAATGLDTSVPMLTYARRRHRGVRFVRADMRTFDLADRFDVITCLDSALLYCHRNADLTAFLQRCHRHLRPGGLLLAEMRNGAFFLGNTELLDGTRTRTVTWRDVTYTAATRLWIDHREQLLRRERVWTWPARPEPLVQTSAWRLLFPAELRHLLDTAGFDVVAVFDTPGPRTDPPWHPAAALSGVLSGDRLHLVARRRNDAA; this comes from the coding sequence ATGAGCGGCGAGAACCTCCTCACCGACAACCCGGAGCTGTACGAACAGCAGTTCCCCGACCCGGGCCGCGTCGCCGCCCGGTTCGTCGACGACCTCGTGCGCCGATTCGCCGACCGCACCGACGCCGCGCCCCGGCTGCTCGACGTCGGTTGCGGCACCGGCCGCGACGCCGGGCACCTCGCCACCCTCGGATACGCCGCCACCGGGCTGGACACGTCGGTGCCGATGCTGACCTATGCGCGGCGCCGCCACCGGGGAGTCCGGTTCGTGCGCGCCGACATGCGCACCTTCGACCTGGCCGACCGTTTCGACGTCATCACCTGCCTGGACAGCGCGTTGCTGTACTGCCACCGCAACGCCGACCTGACCGCGTTCCTGCAACGCTGTCACCGGCACCTGCGCCCCGGTGGGCTGCTGCTGGCGGAGATGCGCAACGGCGCGTTCTTCCTCGGCAACACCGAACTCCTCGACGGCACCCGCACCCGCACCGTGACCTGGCGCGACGTCACGTACACCGCCGCGACGAGGCTGTGGATCGACCACCGTGAGCAGTTGCTGCGCCGCGAACGTGTCTGGACGTGGCCGGCCCGCCCGGAACCGCTGGTGCAGACCTCGGCCTGGCGGCTGCTGTTCCCCGCCGAGCTGCGGCACCTGCTCGACACCGCCGGGTTCGACGTCGTGGCCGTGTTCGACACCCCGGGCCCACGTACCGATCCGCCCTGGCATCCGGCAGCCGCGCTGTCGGGCGTCCTGTCCGGCGACCGCCTGCACCTGGTCGCCCGCCGCCGCAACGACGCGGCGTGA
- a CDS encoding ABC transporter substrate-binding protein: MSRRGLLGGAAAVSAALLTGCGSGNDPATTAAGQPRRGGRLRAAFAGGGANETLDPHLANLFNEASRAKAMFDKLADYGPDVSIQPRLAEGWEPSSDLTRWRITLRPATFHDGRPVRSADVLYSYTRITDPTKAFRAKASLDLLDLPNSRAVDDRTVELALKRPFAEFPNALAAFGAYVVPEGADGFERPVGSGPFAFDSWQPGRSLLLKRYDGYWDGAAHLDELEYLISNEESARVNALLAGQVDYAHDITPTTARTHAGSGRMAVTRMPNSTMQSFAMKVDRPPFDNRDLREAMFLLTDRQQLVDTVLAGSGQVGNDLFGKGYQYYADDIAQRSRDLDRARFLIDKAGAKGLRITLDTASVASGFVEAASVFAEQAKQAGLVIDTALGNKDTYWKDILNSGVLASYRSGAMPIETHISQRLLTNSTTNATRWTRPEFDALYAKAISSADETTRRQAYGDMQRTLHAEGGFLIWGFADFLVATAPRVGGVSANAPANTLDWARFDKVWLG; this comes from the coding sequence ATGTCTCGCCGTGGCCTGCTCGGCGGCGCCGCCGCCGTCTCCGCCGCCCTGCTGACCGGCTGCGGCTCGGGCAACGACCCGGCCACCACCGCGGCCGGGCAACCCCGGCGCGGCGGCCGGCTGCGGGCCGCCTTCGCCGGCGGCGGCGCCAACGAGACGTTGGATCCGCACCTGGCGAACCTGTTCAACGAGGCGTCGCGCGCCAAGGCGATGTTCGACAAGCTCGCCGACTACGGCCCGGACGTCTCCATCCAGCCCCGCCTCGCCGAAGGCTGGGAGCCCAGCAGCGACCTGACCCGCTGGCGGATCACTCTGCGCCCGGCCACGTTCCACGACGGCAGGCCGGTCCGCAGCGCCGACGTGCTTTACAGCTACACCAGGATCACCGACCCGACGAAGGCATTCCGCGCGAAGGCCAGCCTCGACCTGCTCGACCTGCCCAACAGTCGTGCCGTCGACGACCGCACAGTGGAGCTGGCCCTCAAGCGGCCCTTCGCCGAGTTTCCCAACGCGCTGGCGGCGTTCGGCGCGTACGTCGTTCCCGAGGGCGCCGACGGCTTCGAGCGGCCCGTCGGGTCCGGGCCGTTCGCCTTCGACTCCTGGCAGCCCGGCCGGTCGCTGCTGCTCAAGCGGTACGACGGCTACTGGGACGGGGCCGCGCACCTCGACGAGCTGGAGTATCTGATCAGCAACGAGGAATCGGCCCGGGTCAACGCCCTGCTCGCCGGCCAGGTGGACTACGCGCACGACATCACCCCCACCACGGCCCGTACCCACGCCGGCAGTGGCCGGATGGCCGTCACCCGGATGCCGAACAGCACCATGCAGTCGTTCGCCATGAAGGTCGACCGGCCGCCGTTCGACAACCGCGACCTGCGCGAAGCCATGTTCCTGCTCACCGACCGCCAACAGTTGGTCGACACCGTCCTCGCCGGTTCGGGGCAGGTCGGCAACGACCTGTTCGGCAAGGGCTATCAGTACTACGCCGACGACATCGCCCAGCGCAGCCGCGACCTCGACCGCGCCCGGTTCCTCATCGACAAGGCCGGCGCCAAGGGTCTGCGCATCACGCTCGACACCGCGTCGGTGGCCAGCGGTTTCGTCGAGGCCGCCAGCGTCTTCGCCGAGCAGGCCAAACAGGCCGGCCTGGTCATCGACACCGCGCTGGGCAACAAGGACACCTACTGGAAGGACATCCTCAACTCCGGTGTGCTGGCCTCGTACCGCTCCGGTGCCATGCCCATCGAAACGCACATCTCCCAGCGGCTGCTGACCAACTCCACCACCAACGCCACCCGGTGGACCCGACCCGAGTTCGACGCCCTCTACGCCAAGGCCATCTCCAGCGCCGACGAAACGACCCGCCGGCAGGCGTACGGCGACATGCAGCGCACCCTGCACGCCGAGGGCGGATTCCTGATCTGGGGCTTCGCCGACTTCCTCGTCGCCACCGCACCCCGCGTCGGCGGGGTGTCCGCCAACGCACCCGCCAACACCCTCGACTGGGCCCGCTTCGACAAGGTCTGGCTGGGGTGA
- a CDS encoding ABC transporter permease, whose product MSLPRYAAGRLLLGLGQVAGITTIVFVLTEALPGDAAVVIAGDQPDPARIAAIRAQLDLDRPAWRRYLDWLTDLLRGDLGVSLISQRPIVDRLADSAGATLLLAVVTLLVLVPLAIALGMLAARREGGRLDRVVSAVSVALYAVPEFALAILLIAVFGVQLGWLPPTAFGADLLAQPSVLVLPLLVLLARPICTISRLTRAGLLDALRSEHVRHARRLGITGSRLWLRHALPGALAPVVQQLARTTDWLLGGVIVVEAVFVIPGLGTALVDAVSTRDIPTVQALCVLVAVTTVVVNLAADLVAFRLAPRIGAVR is encoded by the coding sequence GTGAGTCTGCCCCGCTACGCCGCGGGGCGGCTGCTGCTCGGCCTCGGGCAGGTCGCCGGGATCACCACAATCGTGTTCGTACTCACCGAGGCGCTACCCGGTGACGCCGCCGTGGTGATCGCCGGCGACCAGCCCGACCCGGCCCGCATCGCCGCGATCCGGGCGCAGCTGGACCTCGACCGACCGGCCTGGCGGCGCTACCTCGACTGGCTGACCGACCTGCTCCGCGGCGACCTCGGCGTCTCGCTGATCTCGCAGCGGCCGATCGTCGACCGGCTCGCCGACAGCGCGGGCGCCACCCTGCTGTTGGCCGTGGTGACGCTGCTCGTGCTGGTACCGCTCGCCATCGCGCTGGGCATGCTGGCGGCCCGCCGGGAAGGGGGGCGACTGGATCGGGTGGTCTCCGCGGTGTCGGTCGCGCTGTACGCGGTGCCCGAGTTCGCCCTGGCGATCCTGCTCATCGCCGTCTTCGGCGTCCAACTCGGTTGGCTACCGCCCACCGCCTTCGGCGCCGACCTGCTCGCCCAGCCGTCCGTGCTCGTGCTGCCGCTGCTCGTGCTGCTCGCCCGGCCGATCTGCACCATCAGCCGACTCACCCGCGCCGGCCTGCTCGACGCCCTGCGAAGCGAGCACGTGCGTCACGCCCGACGGCTCGGTATCACCGGCAGCCGGCTCTGGCTTCGCCACGCCCTGCCCGGCGCGCTGGCGCCGGTCGTGCAGCAACTCGCCCGCACCACCGACTGGCTGCTCGGCGGCGTCATCGTCGTCGAGGCGGTGTTCGTCATCCCCGGCCTCGGCACCGCCCTGGTCGACGCCGTGTCCACCCGCGACATCCCCACCGTGCAGGCGCTGTGCGTCCTGGTAGCCGTCACCACGGTGGTGGTGAACCTGGCCGCCGACCTGGTGGCGTTCCGCCTCGCACCTCGTATCGGGGCCGTGCGATGA